TACCTTGGGAAAATAATTTCTTTCACATATTACTCTCAGCACCTGAACTTCCCCATCTTTACCATATCCTACATTTCGGGTAACTCCAAACCCCTCGTCGCGGAGCCTTGTTTCGATCTCCTGCCATTTGCTTTTGGAAATAATGCCGACAGAAACTATCTCTTTAGAGATCTTTTCAGAAATATATATGCCAACTACGTTTCCGGTGGCAAAACCTCCACAATAGGCAACCACATTCAGCCAATTCCCAATATCCTGTATTACTTTGCTTACGATCAGAATAAAAATTAAAACTTCGAAAAAACCGATCACGCCAGCAATAAGCTTTTTCCTTCTTACTATTAGTTGAACTCTAAAAGTACCCATAGCTACATCTATAACTCTCGAAAAAAAGATAATTGCTGCCCCTATATAAATATTCGAATCCATCACTCTATTAAGTGTGTCCATTATTATTTCCATAGTCTTTTGCCTTCTTCCCTCTTTAGGTCTATTCTAATATCTTATTTATTTAATTTTATTTTGAAATCAATGGTAATTATAATACACAGAAATTTATTATTCAACTATTTTTTAACTATTTTTAAAATGATGTCATTTACCCTAAATATATATTATAATGTGGTAAAATAAAACATAGATCAAAGAAAGGAATGCCCTTCTAAATGAAAGCAGAAATTATCAGTATTGGCAGTGAAATACTAAGAGGACAGATCACCGATACTAATGCCAATTTTATTGCCAAAAAATTAGTTGAATCCGGTATTGATTTAGAATATATTTCAGCGGTCAGTGATAATCCCGAATCTTTACTATCCGTTTTAAAAATCGCCCTTCAACGTTCTGACCTAATCATTACCACCGGTGGACTGGGACCTACGGAAGATGACATTACCTATCAGGTTATCGCTAAAACCTTGCACCTCACACTAATAAAATATCCGGAAGCCGAAGAACATTTAAAAATATTTTTCAAAAAAATCAATAGAACAATTGCTCCGAGTAATCTTAAGCAAGTCTATCTTCCGGAAGGAGCCAAAATTATTATCAATCAATATGGCACTGCACCAGCTATGATTTTAGAAAAAGACAACAAAATTATCTGTTCGTTTCCCGGTGTTCCTCATGAAATGAAAAACCTGATAGAAGAAAATCTAATCCCCTACCTAAATGAAAAATATCCTCCTTCTATGATTAAAAGGTCAAAAACTTTAAAGACTACCGGTCTTGGAGAGGCCTCAGTTAACGAACTTATTCGCGATTATATCAACAGGCAAACTGATTATTCATTTGGCATCTATGCTCATCCGGAAGATATTCAGGTGCAGGTAACTACCCAGGCTCCCACTGAAGAAGAAGTAGAAAAACGATTACAATCTTCGGTCGATCAGTTAAGCAAATTATTGGGTCATTATATTTATGGGAGCAATGAAGAGACCATTGAAGAAGTAGTGGGAAATTTACTAAAAACCAAGCAATTAAAATTAGCAGTAGCTGAATCCTGCACCGGAGGAATGTTGGGAGAGATGATTACCCGAATCCCGGGAAGTTCTGAATATTTTCAGGGCGGAGTGATAAGTTATCAGGCTAAAATAAAAGAAGAACTTTTAAAAGTACCCCCGGAAGTCATCAAAAAACACGGTGAGGTTAGCCCACAAGTTGCCCGATTCATGGCTGAAGGTGCAAGGTTATACTGCTATAGTGATATAGGAATCAGTATTAGCGGCATTGCCGGTCCGGGAGGAGCTACCAATAAGAAGAAAGTTGGATTGGTCTATATGGCTTTAGCTGACGGGAAAAAGACGATTACCCAAAAACACCAGCTATTCGGAAACCGCCAATTAATTCGCATCAGAGCCTGCCGCCGTCTTCTGAATATGCTCCGATCGTATTTAATGGAAAAATAATTATATTACAAAGTTAATTTAAATTATCTTATTTTCTAAGGAGGAATAGAGATTTGAACAAAATAGTAGAATTTTATGCTCCGGGAAAAATTATCTTTGGACCGGGAGGATTGTCTCAAGTTGGGATAGAAGCAAAAAGATTGGGAAGTAAAGCTTTAGTGGTAGTAGGGAGGAGTGCGATGAGAAAAAGCGGAACATTAGACCGCTTAACTCATCTAATCAATGACAATCAATTAGAATATATTATCTATGAAAACATTCCCTCCGATCCTACAGTAGAAACAGTAGATACCGGAACAAGTTTAGCTCGGAAAGAAAGCTGCAACCTGATTATAGCATTGGGAGGCGGAAGCGTCCTGGATACCGGTAAGGCTATTTCAGGAATGGTGACCAATGAAGGTTCGGTAGCCGATTATCAAGAAATCGAAGGGAAAGGAAAAAAATTTAAAAGCAAACCTATTCCTTTTATCGCCATTCCTACTACCTCGGGTACCGGCTCAGAGGCGACCAGTAATGCAGTAATTACTAATACTAAACTTGATTTAAAGAAGAGCATAAGAGACGTATCTCTTATTCCGGAAGTAGCTCTGGTTGATCCCGAACTTACCCTGTCTCTTCCCCCTTCTACCACTGCCATCTGTGGCGGTGATGCTTTAACTCAATGCATAGAATCATATTTGGGCAAAAAAAACCAGGATATCACCGATGCCCTGGCCTTGCATGCTATAGAACTCATCGGTAAAAGTTTAATCAAAGCAGTGAAAGATGGAAAAGATTTAGAAGCACGCCAAGAAATGGCTATGGCTGCCCTTTTAAGCGGGCTTTGTCTATCCAATTCAGGTTTAGGAGCGGCGCATGCCCTCTCTCACCCTTTGGGAGTATACTACAAAATACCTCACGGTCTGTCTTGTGCAGTACTTTTACCCCATGTGATGGAATACAATCTGCCGGTGGTGACTAAAAAATTGGCTAAAATAGCCGGGTGCTTGGGGGAAAACATTTTTTCATGGTCAGAAATGGATAGCTCTAAAAGAGCAATAGAAAAGATAAAAGAAATACTTACAGCGGTCGGAATCAAAGAAAATCTTTCTGCGTGGAATATAAAAAAAGAAGACTTTTCGCAATTAATTAGGGGCGCAAAGGGGGGAACTTTAAATAACAATCCGCGGGATACATCTGATGAAGATTTAATTACCCTGTTATATAAAATGACTGGCCTTTATTGATACAACAGAATTTCTTTAAATTTAAATTAGTTTATTAATCTACTAATTTTTATTTTAGTATCTACTATTACTACGGTATTCGCTTCTTGGTCTGGGTGGACGAGCTTCATCAATTTTTAAAGGTCTACCTTCAAAATCGGTATCATTTAACGCATCTTTGGCTTTTCCAGCTTCTTCTGGAGAAGACATTTCTACAAATCCAAAGCCTTTGCCTTCGATAATGTTGACACTCTTAACTTCACCATGATTTGAAAATATATCACTTAACTGATCATTGGTTACAGAATACTTAAGATTTCCTACATATAATTTACTACCTTGCATGCTTTTTTCCTCCTTTTCGTTATTATTTCTCTTTAGTCCAATAACGTTTCTTTGGGAGAAAAGAAGCAAGGGAATGATTCTCGGCTCTTAACGATAACATTATTAAAACACAAGAGATCCTTTTTTAACAATCTGTTATAGAGAATTCGGTTGATTGTTGTTAGCATCTCTTTTAAGTAAAAAGGCCAGTCATTTTTATCTAACAGACTTTAACCTCTATATTTTACCACAACTGTTGGTAATGTCAAATTTATTTTACTAAATCTTTTACTCCTTAACCTATTATTTCAAGTAAATTGATGTTCTGTTCTGCTAATTATCTCATCTTGCAAGTCCTTATTGAGATTATTAAAATAATCACTATAGCCTGCTACCCGTACAATAAGATTTCGGTATTTTTCAGGTTCTTTTTGGGCAGCTCTTAAAGTATTGGCACTGACCACATTAAATTGGATATGATGCCCTCCCAATTTAAAATAAGCTCTTATCAGATGAGTAAGGCTGTCTAACCCTTTTTCTCCAGCCAGTAATTGAGGAGTAAATTTTTGATTTAAAAGAGTCCCGCCGGTTTTGGACTGCTCCATCTTGGAAGCTGATTTGATAACTGCCGTTGGTCCCAAGCGGTCTATCCCCTGCACCGGGGAAATCCCTTCGGATAAGGGCTGCTTCTCTCTTCTTCCATCGGGTGTAGCTCCTATCACTGATCCAAAATAAATATGGCAGGTGGTGGGAAGCATATTAATCCTGTAAAATCCCCCTTTGGTATTTTTTCTACCATTTACTTCCTGATAGAATAAATTAAATACTAATTTCATAATATCATCAGCATAATCATCATCATTCCCGTATCGGGGAGTTTTATTTAAAAACAATTGCCGAATATCTTCGTGATCAATAAAATTATTTTTTAACCCTTCTTTTAATTTTTCCATATTAATATTTTTCTGGTCAAAGACATGATATTTAATAGCTGAGAGACTGTCAGTGATAGTCCCGATCCCTACGCCCTGAATATAATTGGTATTATACCGGGCACCACCAGCATTATAATCCTTCCCTTTTTCAATACAATCACTAATAATGATAGAAAGGAAGGGAGCCGGCATATAAGTAGCATATAATCTTTCAATGATATTATTTCCTTTTATTTTTATATCTATAAAATGATGAAGCTGTCTTTTAAAGGCAGTCAGTAGCTCCTTAAATGAATTAAACTTAGTTGGCTCACCACTTTCTATTCCTATTTTCTTATTGGTTTGAGGGTCGATACCGTTATTTATAGTTATTTCCAAAACTTTTACTAAATTAAAATAACCGGTCAAGATATAGCTCTCTTTACCGAAAGCACCTGTCTCCACACAGCCACTAGTACCGCCACAGCGGGCATCTTCTATAGATTTACCCTGTTTAAGCATCTCTTCGATCACTTCTTCGGCATTAAATACCGAAGGTTGTCCCCAACCTTTTCTGATTATCTCGCAAGCCCTTCTTAAAAATAGGTTTGGACTCTTTTTGCTTAATTGAATATTAGTGCTGGGTTGCAATAACCTCATTTCATCGATCACATCGAGCATGAGAT
This portion of the Candidatus Atribacteria bacterium genome encodes:
- a CDS encoding glycyl radical protein, giving the protein MNKRVEKLRQESLDTQPYISIERAILVTEAYKKYEGTVSTPLLRALVFKYLLENKSISIGEGELIVGERGGFPQATPTFPELCCHSLEDLEMINNRKKISFQVNQKVREVQKEKIIPYWENRSMRSRIFKEMTTEWKECYTAGVFTEFMEQRAPGHTVADDKIYHQGFSDFIREIEKNIENLDYLNDPEAYDKQEELKAMRVCARAISRFAERYTEKALEMVNAEKDPQRKKELLKIAEVCSYIPANPPRNFWEALQMYWFVHVGVISELNTWDSFNPGRLDQLLYLFYKRGIEEGTLTQEKAKELLECFWVKFNNQPAPPKVGVTLAESGTYTDFANINNGGLKIDGTDGVNDLTYLMLDVIDEMRLLQPSTNIQLSKKSPNLFLRRACEIIRKGWGQPSVFNAEEVIEEMLKQGKSIEDARCGGTSGCVETGAFGKESYILTGYFNLVKVLEITINNGIDPQTNKKIGIESGEPTKFNSFKELLTAFKRQLHHFIDIKIKGNNIIERLYATYMPAPFLSIIISDCIEKGKDYNAGGARYNTNYIQGVGIGTITDSLSAIKYHVFDQKNINMEKLKEGLKNNFIDHEDIRQLFLNKTPRYGNDDDYADDIMKLVFNLFYQEVNGRKNTKGGFYRINMLPTTCHIYFGSVIGATPDGRREKQPLSEGISPVQGIDRLGPTAVIKSASKMEQSKTGGTLLNQKFTPQLLAGEKGLDSLTHLIRAYFKLGGHHIQFNVVSANTLRAAQKEPEKYRNLIVRVAGYSDYFNNLNKDLQDEIISRTEHQFT
- a CDS encoding iron-containing alcohol dehydrogenase, with amino-acid sequence MNKIVEFYAPGKIIFGPGGLSQVGIEAKRLGSKALVVVGRSAMRKSGTLDRLTHLINDNQLEYIIYENIPSDPTVETVDTGTSLARKESCNLIIALGGGSVLDTGKAISGMVTNEGSVADYQEIEGKGKKFKSKPIPFIAIPTTSGTGSEATSNAVITNTKLDLKKSIRDVSLIPEVALVDPELTLSLPPSTTAICGGDALTQCIESYLGKKNQDITDALALHAIELIGKSLIKAVKDGKDLEARQEMAMAALLSGLCLSNSGLGAAHALSHPLGVYYKIPHGLSCAVLLPHVMEYNLPVVTKKLAKIAGCLGENIFSWSEMDSSKRAIEKIKEILTAVGIKENLSAWNIKKEDFSQLIRGAKGGTLNNNPRDTSDEDLITLLYKMTGLY
- a CDS encoding RNA-binding protein, giving the protein MQGSKLYVGNLKYSVTNDQLSDIFSNHGEVKSVNIIEGKGFGFVEMSSPEEAGKAKDALNDTDFEGRPLKIDEARPPRPRSEYRSNSRY
- a CDS encoding competence/damage-inducible protein A produces the protein MKAEIISIGSEILRGQITDTNANFIAKKLVESGIDLEYISAVSDNPESLLSVLKIALQRSDLIITTGGLGPTEDDITYQVIAKTLHLTLIKYPEAEEHLKIFFKKINRTIAPSNLKQVYLPEGAKIIINQYGTAPAMILEKDNKIICSFPGVPHEMKNLIEENLIPYLNEKYPPSMIKRSKTLKTTGLGEASVNELIRDYINRQTDYSFGIYAHPEDIQVQVTTQAPTEEEVEKRLQSSVDQLSKLLGHYIYGSNEETIEEVVGNLLKTKQLKLAVAESCTGGMLGEMITRIPGSSEYFQGGVISYQAKIKEELLKVPPEVIKKHGEVSPQVARFMAEGARLYCYSDIGISISGIAGPGGATNKKKVGLVYMALADGKKTITQKHQLFGNRQLIRIRACRRLLNMLRSYLMEK